The following are from one region of the Arcobacter defluvii genome:
- the hpf gene encoding ribosome hibernation-promoting factor, HPF/YfiA family: MNTSIVGRHIELTDAIKDYINSSVEVFKKFNLDIISVNSIISQDEKLGKKAFSFEFTLNIAHLDTIVVKQKDKDLYSAIDIAVDRVSKVLRRHHDKIAAHKATKLAEVVANEIQDKIALELEKFEDEITPVRLTSYKPIDIEEALEDLKASDSAFKVFYDKDDNMRVLYKSSVEGKFGLY; this comes from the coding sequence ATGAATACAAGTATTGTAGGAAGACACATAGAATTAACAGATGCAATTAAAGATTACATTAATAGTTCAGTAGAAGTATTTAAAAAATTTAATTTAGATATTATTTCTGTAAACTCAATTATTTCTCAAGACGAAAAATTAGGTAAAAAAGCTTTCTCGTTTGAATTTACTTTAAATATTGCGCATTTAGATACAATAGTTGTAAAACAAAAAGATAAAGATTTATATTCTGCTATTGATATTGCTGTTGATAGAGTATCAAAAGTATTAAGAAGACATCATGATAAAATAGCAGCTCATAAAGCTACTAAATTAGCTGAAGTTGTAGCTAATGAAATTCAAGATAAAATAGCTTTAGAATTAGAGAAATTTGAAGATGAAATTACTCCTGTAAGATTAACATCTTATAAACCAATTGATATAGAAGAAGCTTTAGAAGATTTAAAAGCATCAGATTCAGCATTTAAAGTATTCTATGATAAAGATGATAATATGAGAGTTTTATATAAAAGCTCAGTTGAAGGAAAATTTGGGTTATATTAA